A single Vulcanisaeta distributa DSM 14429 DNA region contains:
- a CDS encoding CTP synthase, with the protein MTTKYIFITGGVLSGLGKGITTASIGKILQARGYRVTAIKIDPYLNVDAGTMNPFQHGEVFVTFDGGETDLDLGHYERFLDIEVPKYHNITSGQVYYTVIRRERKGKYLGQTVQLIPHVTEEVKRRILLVTKREKPDIVLIEIGGTVGDYEGLPFLEAARQMRLEMPNDVLFVHVALVPILSTTGELKTKPLQHSVAELRRVGIQPDIIIARSPKPLDEQTRRKISLFTNVSLDAVYTSYDVDTIYKVPLVLEEQGLGRYILNKLGLAQVEPKLDDWIAFVNALEDGKEEINVYMCGKYVKLHDSYISIVEAIKHAAAKLRLKPNIVWCDTEEIEKDHVKVTELNNADAVIVLPGFGARGVEGKIEAIRYVRENNIPFLGICYGMQLAVVEFARNVAGLKGAHTTEVDPNTPYPVIDITPEEKDVEELGGTMILGDRRINIMKGTIAHAIYGITEIRERHRHRYEVNPKFFDILREKGLVFSAWRVDVPRVEMIELPNHYFFVATQFHPEFRSRPLRPHPIFVALLRAAYNRKHGLPSPYSVNTTIYA; encoded by the coding sequence ATGACGACAAAATACATCTTTATAACTGGCGGTGTATTATCAGGCTTAGGTAAGGGCATCACAACAGCATCAATTGGAAAAATCCTACAGGCCAGGGGCTATCGAGTAACGGCCATAAAGATAGACCCATACTTAAATGTTGATGCCGGTACAATGAATCCATTCCAGCATGGCGAGGTCTTCGTAACCTTTGATGGCGGTGAGACGGACTTGGACCTTGGGCATTATGAGCGATTCCTCGACATAGAGGTCCCGAAATACCACAACATAACCAGTGGGCAGGTGTATTACACGGTCATAAGGAGGGAGCGTAAGGGTAAGTATCTCGGCCAAACAGTTCAGTTAATACCGCATGTTACCGAGGAGGTAAAGAGGAGGATTTTACTTGTAACGAAGAGGGAGAAGCCGGACATAGTATTGATAGAGATTGGTGGTACCGTGGGTGATTATGAGGGATTACCATTCCTTGAGGCTGCGAGACAGATGAGGCTTGAGATGCCCAATGACGTGTTATTCGTACATGTTGCCCTGGTACCCATATTATCGACAACAGGCGAGCTTAAGACAAAGCCATTACAGCATAGCGTCGCTGAGCTTAGGAGGGTTGGTATTCAACCAGACATAATAATCGCTAGGTCACCTAAGCCATTGGACGAGCAAACCAGGAGGAAGATCTCACTATTCACTAATGTATCTCTCGACGCCGTTTACACGTCGTACGACGTCGACACGATTTATAAAGTACCACTAGTACTTGAGGAGCAGGGTCTGGGCAGGTATATATTGAATAAGCTTGGTTTAGCCCAGGTAGAGCCTAAGCTTGATGACTGGATTGCCTTTGTAAATGCCCTTGAGGATGGGAAGGAGGAGATTAATGTTTATATGTGCGGTAAGTACGTTAAGCTCCATGACTCTTACATAAGCATTGTTGAGGCCATTAAACACGCGGCCGCTAAGTTAAGGCTCAAGCCGAACATTGTTTGGTGCGATACTGAGGAGATTGAGAAGGATCACGTTAAGGTTACGGAACTCAATAATGCGGATGCCGTGATTGTATTACCGGGATTCGGTGCCAGGGGTGTTGAGGGGAAGATAGAGGCCATTAGGTATGTACGTGAGAATAACATTCCATTCCTAGGCATATGCTATGGAATGCAGCTCGCCGTTGTTGAGTTTGCAAGGAATGTGGCAGGTCTCAAAGGTGCTCACACGACCGAGGTTGATCCGAACACGCCTTATCCAGTCATTGATATAACACCTGAGGAGAAGGATGTTGAGGAATTGGGCGGTACGATGATACTCGGTGATAGGAGGATTAACATTATGAAGGGTACAATTGCACATGCCATTTATGGGATCACGGAGATTAGGGAGAGGCATAGGCATAGGTATGAGGTTAATCCCAAGTTCTTCGATATACTTAGGGAGAAGGGTCTCGTGTTTTCTGCGTGGAGGGTTGACGTGCCCAGGGTTGAGATGATAGAACTTCCAAA